The following coding sequences are from one Gossypium raimondii isolate GPD5lz chromosome 4, ASM2569854v1, whole genome shotgun sequence window:
- the LOC105781040 gene encoding cyclin-dependent protein kinase inhibitor SMR6: MGFSKKSQVDGVLDSEGKKWVIAGIAIRTSLKLINTKPRGKQSGEDDGEEEEEEACSTTPTSKEARIPEKLPCPPPPRKRRPPLRRHYNGVRDFFTPPDLESVFKLRHVEKPI; the protein is encoded by the coding sequence ATGGGGTTTTCGAAAAAATCACAAGTGGATGGAGTACTAGATTCGGAAGGGAAAAAATGGGTAATAGCGGGTATTGCTATACGGACATCATTGAAGCTAATAAACACAAAGCCAAGAGGAAAACAAAGTGGAGAAGATGAcggtgaagaagaagaagaagaagcttgTTCAACGACTCCAACTTCAAAAGAAGCAAGAATACCAGAGAAATTACCTTGCCCTCCACCGCCAAGAAAACGCAGGCCTCCTTTAAGACGCCATTATAATGGAGTTAGAGACTTCTTTACACCTCCTGATTTGGAATCAGTTTTCAAGCTCCGCCATGTCGAGAAACCTATTTGA